A segment of the Bdellovibrio bacteriovorus genome:
TCGCAAGTCCAGCGGGCGTCGCGTTCGGCTTCATCTTCAGAACGCTGTTTGATGTTGTTAAAACAGAAACTGCCGCTGTTGGCATTGCAGTAAGAGTACTCGGATCCGCGACCGGTAACCTGGATGGTTTTGGCAAAAACAGACTGTGATATAAGAATTGCAAATACTGCAATGATCAATGTTTTCATAAAGGCCTCCGCCTCTCAATCAACGCACAGTTTAGAGGGGGAGGCAACAGGCACTGTTATCAAGGCATAGCGTCAGTGTCAGGCTTGGGTAAGAAACTGAACGCCCAGCTCCTGAGCCTGCTCAGTCTCGTTCCAGCGCGACCAGCGGACTTGTCCTTCGACGCTGACATATTCACCTTCCTTGTTCTGGTAGGTGAGGTTGACAAAGTCTTTCTTCGTATAGAATGGAGCCTTAATCTTAAGGCAAGAGCCGTTAAGTGAAATGTTCTCAAAGGCACCTCCCATGATGGGTTGAAAGCCGCGGTTTTCCATTCCCGCCGGCAGCATGGAAGGGCTGACCATGGCCCGGCTTTCCTGCATTTCCCGCTTGTCCTGGCGAAGCTCCAGCGGGCGGCCACTCAGGTATGCCTGAATGTCTTTCAGCAGGTTGGCTTCTTCCGTTTTCCATAGCACCACGAAATCATTGCGGGACTTCAGGCGGATTTTCATCGAACTTGAAAGTTCATTGACCACGAAGAAAGTCTTCACATTGCGTGTGGTTTTTTGCAGATAGCTGTAAAGATCAAAGTGCCGGATCTCCAGAAAAGGCAAAAAGACGATGATGATTTTTTCGACGTCGTTATTTTGCAAAAGCGGGCGCAATGAATAGGGATTGTCGATCAGTGTGCAATCGAAATTTTTTTCATTTTTCAGTTGTGCAGGAATGCGGTTTGTTCCGGTGATAAAGATTTGTGTGTTCATCATTCTTAGGTTCCCCCTTGTTCAGATTCCCTAAAGCAAGCATGAAGCCAACGCCAACCAGCGCAGAAGGGCTCTTCAGAAAAAGTGCGTGAACAGGTGTCTAGAATTTACTGACAGTGTTAAGTTCCTTCCTCTCAAAATGAGACTCCGACGGGAGGAGGGGTGAGAGGGCCTCTTGCTCAGGCCCCCTCACTGGAGGGAAGGGTATTTGAATGGATACAGCGTAAATGCCGCCTCCTATATAATAGGAGTGAAGATCGCCAGACTGATCTTTCTCACCATAGAGACCACCCTGGGAGAAGTGCATGGGCTCTGTGGTATGAAAGCGCAAGTGAAGCTGTTGATCAGGGCTATTTGCCGTTACATCGTTCATGCTAACTCAGTAATGCAAGCGATGGGCCCCGTGTGAAAACGCATATATTTCATCTGGCAGAATTTGGATGATTTTACGGGGCAAAATGACCCAGGCGACTGGAGAAAGACCCCCATGCATTTCTACAATAATATTAGTCTCTTTTTCTTGCGGTGAGAGCTTTCTTCACCTAAGAATGAATTAAGACTGAATAAATCATAAATCCTGGGAGAGAAGGGTTTTTGTGAAAAGACTAAAGCGGTTGTTCGTTCTGTCACATGAATGGAATGTCTTTCTTGTTCTGTTGATTATCATCTCTGTCAGCGTCCTGAGCTGGTGGATGGTCAAAGTGCATCTTGAAAAAGAATGGAATGCACGTCTGGATTCAGAAATAGGAAGTGTTCAGGC
Coding sequences within it:
- a CDS encoding PilZ domain-containing protein, which produces MMNTQIFITGTNRIPAQLKNEKNFDCTLIDNPYSLRPLLQNNDVEKIIIVFLPFLEIRHFDLYSYLQKTTRNVKTFFVVNELSSSMKIRLKSRNDFVVLWKTEEANLLKDIQAYLSGRPLELRQDKREMQESRAMVSPSMLPAGMENRGFQPIMGGAFENISLNGSCLKIKAPFYTKKDFVNLTYQNKEGEYVSVEGQVRWSRWNETEQAQELGVQFLTQA